A genomic window from Cloacibacillus evryensis DSM 19522 includes:
- the ilvA gene encoding threonine ammonia-lyase IlvA: MSDYRPQLHDIQKAKQRISGVVVNTPLMLNIQLSERYGANIWLKREDMQIVRSYKIRGAYNKISGLSQEELARGVVCASAGNHAQGVALACNKLDIQGTIFMPKPTPKQKINQVKMFGKDNINIVLTGDTYDDACSEAVAWCESQNGTFIHPFNDPQIIEGQATLALDILNEAFGDFHYILLPIGGGGLMAGVGSVFKSLSPETCVVGVESTGTASMKAAFDAGEPVELSEIDTFADGIAVRKAGDITFDICREVVDRLVQVPEGQICTTILSLYNESAIVVEPAGAVSVSALEYIKDDIRGKNVVCVISGSNNDITRMEEIKERSQLHQGLKHYFILRFPQRAGALREFLERVLGPDDDITHFQYSKKNSRERGPAVVGIELRHAEDFAPLVKRMKQHNIVYEYLNDKPDLFQFLI; the protein is encoded by the coding sequence ATGTCAGACTACCGGCCTCAGCTTCACGATATTCAGAAAGCAAAGCAGCGCATAAGCGGCGTAGTGGTAAATACGCCGCTTATGCTGAACATCCAGTTGTCCGAACGGTATGGAGCCAATATCTGGCTCAAGCGCGAGGATATGCAGATCGTCCGTTCTTATAAGATACGCGGCGCCTATAACAAGATATCCGGGCTTTCGCAGGAGGAGCTCGCGCGCGGCGTCGTCTGCGCCTCGGCGGGCAACCACGCGCAGGGGGTCGCCCTCGCCTGCAACAAGCTTGACATCCAGGGGACCATTTTTATGCCGAAACCGACGCCGAAACAGAAGATAAACCAGGTAAAGATGTTCGGCAAGGATAATATAAACATCGTGCTGACGGGCGACACCTACGACGACGCCTGCAGCGAGGCGGTCGCCTGGTGCGAGTCGCAGAACGGCACCTTCATCCACCCCTTCAACGATCCGCAGATAATCGAAGGGCAGGCTACGCTGGCCCTCGATATTCTCAACGAGGCATTCGGAGACTTTCACTATATCCTGCTGCCGATCGGCGGCGGCGGGCTGATGGCGGGAGTCGGCAGCGTCTTCAAGAGCCTCAGCCCGGAGACCTGCGTCGTCGGCGTGGAATCCACCGGCACGGCCTCGATGAAGGCGGCCTTTGACGCGGGAGAGCCGGTCGAGCTGTCCGAAATAGACACCTTCGCGGACGGCATCGCGGTGCGCAAGGCGGGGGACATCACCTTTGACATCTGCCGCGAGGTGGTGGACCGCCTCGTTCAGGTGCCTGAGGGGCAGATCTGCACGACGATATTGAGCCTCTATAATGAGAGCGCCATCGTCGTTGAACCCGCGGGAGCCGTATCAGTCTCCGCGCTTGAATATATAAAAGATGATATCCGCGGCAAGAACGTCGTCTGCGTCATCAGCGGCAGCAACAACGACATAACGCGTATGGAGGAGATCAAGGAACGCTCGCAGCTCCACCAGGGGCTGAAGCATTATTTCATCCTGCGCTTCCCGCAGAGGGCGGGCGCGCTGCGCGAATTTCTTGAGCGGGTGCTCGGCCCAGACGACGACATCACGCACTTCCAGTATTCCAAGAAAAACTCGCGCGAACGCGGTCCCGCGGTGGTGGGGATCGAGCTGCGCCACGCGGAGGATTTCGCGCCGCTTGTCAAGCGAATGAAGCAGCACAACATCGTCTACGAATATCTAAACGACAAGCCCGATCTTTTCCAATTCCTCATATAG